The Humulus lupulus chromosome 7, drHumLupu1.1, whole genome shotgun sequence region aaactgggaagggccctaccaaataaccgaggtcgtgaaagaaggaacctacaagctagctcggcttgatggagaagcagtcccacgaacttggaatgccattcacttaaagaaatattatcagtaatatttttgtaaggcttaattggaAAAGCCATCTTTTGTATATTCAGTAAAAGCAGTTATCTCTTACATTATTGTGTATGTTTGTGGATGTAaactcaagtaaccatgaaaagaccctttcctatttacttggggggcatataccctggatataaccaggttctaaaacttagaagttagttcaaatgaTCGATGTTTTTtgtaaaaagcacgagatatcgatagaGGACTggcgcaaactaagttttcaaattaatatcctggatataaccaggttctaaaacttagaagttagttcaaattgattgatcgatgtttttcttaaaaagcacgagatatcgatataggattgacacgaactaagttttcaaattaatatcctggatataaccaggttctaaaacttagaagttagttcaaattgattgatcgatgtttttcttaaaaagcacgagatatcgataaaggattgacacgaactaagttttcaaattaatatcctggatataaccaagttctaaaacttagaagttagttcaaattgattgatcgaagtttttcttaaaaagcacgagatatcgataaatgattgacacgaactaagttttcaaattaatgtcctggatacaaccaggtcctaagacttagaagttggttcaaattgaccAGCAgacgttttttttttcataaaaagcataagatgtcaattATAACACCAACAGAGACTAAGTTaaaccacaaaaaatatataaatagattaaataaatataaggaaatcaattgtctcgaggatgaAAAACCTCGTAGtataaagttacaaataaaaataaaaggaaaggagAAAATCCTAAGCCCTGTCAGGCCGCTctgatgaagtcaccccctcgccatcctgctcggtTGCAGTAggagtctccccagtctcagagggcgcctcttgttgcaGGCGAGCTTTGAACATCCCCAAGAAGGACTCCCATACCTCCGTccccaggaaggaaaagtcaccatccgagttgaaggcccagcaatggtacagcatggTCTCCATGGAGGCGCTGGCAGACGCCTTCTCCGCCACAAGGgcagtgttatacccaaaaattggagatcaatgacgtggcaatagaggtgacaaatggcagtacatggtctgtaaaagacacattaaatagtcaataaatacattgactccttagagttgtgatatagtGACCCGGTAGattgacgaagaatttggactgcttgaaagatgttgaaattccgttttttatgattaccaacttaattatttaaattaaataattaattgttaaactgttacagaaatgtttaaacagataccagatatgtttaaacagtttgtgaccagaagataaaaacgaacataaagtaaaggaCACAcggatttttacgtggtatcagcaatctttgcagattgctactagtccacgaggccacgcccagagaatgaaatttattagaagaatatctaaatgattacaaaaccaaattgacttatacaaataaagactccctcttgaatttgtcgcaactgttgtaatttaaacttctaatcaaatttctgaagtgctaagatcttgaactcccttcaaatcataacacttgcacttttcctcccgaaaagtgactcacgaacaagacttctcccgaagcttgatgaccaatgtccaagtgtgttcaacctgcacaattaacacaaaggaaaacaatacagaagtacactgtaataaaccactaagaacttgctggactcaagttcttcacataataaaaagtctctctaaaacttgaaaaatatttggaaaataatacccaagagagatgatcaaaaaccaacgacctaaggatgattatatactgtTTAGAATCCCTTAAGGTCGTGGAAAACAAGTCAGAAATCAAACAGcccataaatggaaaatcttccaaaacaggaaagtcagaatctgttcaaacagactggcaatccgtccaaacagattcattgaacctggacagtttttcaacctagtttccttaaataaataaggaaacaatatatcatttattattgcaagctgtacacgatttctgggcaaccaactcagataaataaaataaatactaataatttccatttcaagaaaaagatattcttttataggaaaaaaatatatatttattttatttaacacaaaaataaaaatctgaatataGAAAGACATATTCAACAAAACAAGAAACTATCATTTTTCGAAATTcaccacaaaatattacaaaagaggaaactactaatttcgaaaaaactcttttaattaattttgtcattattatcaaaaatgccaataaaggattttacaatctccccctttggcaatttgatagacaaaattaattcaaaaacctacaacacaaatgttagtgatgagtaaagaaaaaaaactccccctgcaaacatgcatgaacttataacaaacatgtagataaactagacttaactccccctcaaaataagaaggtccagagttaaacaaaacaacaaatCAGGTTTTTGGAAAtctactctccccctttgtgtctttcaaagaagccaaagaaccataaaacaaaagaaaaaaaagagtagCAATGTTTAAAtgacaaaaactaaaataaaactaaacaactgGATATTTAGACAGAGATTGAACAGCCTCCAACACAGAACGTTGCAGTCCTTCAATTGACATCACGCGAGCAGTCAAAGAATCAACAAAGGCTCGAACAGCAGCTATTTCGGTTGCAACAAGTCCTGAATCTGTGGCAACAGAGGAGGAGGCATGAGGAATGTCAGCCGAAGAAATCTTCAGGGATTGGGGCTTGACTTTCTTGGAGGACGGTGCAGCAATGGCTTCAGTAGGAGGGGCAGAGGCTTTGTAGGAAGCAGCAGTAGTTGGGGCCACCAAGTCTTCTTGATCACGTTGGAGATCTTTTTTCTGCATACTTaacactttataaataacttGAGGAAAAGGAAGATTCAAGTTTTTCCTGTTACCTTTGCGAAACCCAATGATTTGATCATGAATAACCGAAGCCAAATTTATACCAAGACCGGTCCCCACCTTGTACAAAAATGAGGCCATATCAAAAGAGATAGTGGCGGTGTGAGAAGTGGGCTTCCAATTTGTTGTGGCAAACTTATGAAGAACAGCATAAGTGTAGGTGAGATTTGAGACCGAGATGACTGTATTGGATGGCCATACCATTTTTTGACCAACCAATTCAGTGATAACCATGTCCTTGTCAAGAACGGCACCATCAACATCATCTTCGACATCAAGGGGAAGATGCAAAGCAAGAGCAATGTCttgaggagaaaaagagaaccaaTGGCCCCTAACAAACACTTTATTATACAGAGGAGATGAAGGTTCAATAATTTCATTAGTaagattggcatagaattccttgactattctatccacaaaaccaGAAAATTTAACCAAAGAACCTGTCCATTGTCGATCTTGAAGCATTGTTAGCACACCAAAAGGACGATGATCACTCAAAACATAATTTCTTTCAATGATAAATTTCCTTTGAGCATATAGAACCATATCACGTGCATTATCATTATAGCAAAAAATGGAagaataaggtttgaaatttaCACCTGAATGTTTTGGTGAAGGTGTAGAACCAGAAATAGGTTTCTTCCCTTTAGCTTTGGATGGCAAGGGAGATGCAATGTGGTCTGAGTCAGATTCGGCTTCTTGTTCAGAGGGGATAGTGTCTTCTTTTTCTGGCTcatcagactcagcctctgattCTGCAATGTCAGGAACCGTTTCATCAGACAATGTGGTATCATGAGTTGCTTCAGATTCTGACTTATCTTCCTCAGGATCAGATTCGGAGGAGGACAGAGAAGGGGGATGAGCCTTCAATTTTTTCTTGGCAGCAGACAAAGGAGAAAGAGACGCGTCCAACCCCAATTTCCTTTTGGGAGTCACAGAATTTTTCTTGGACTGACTCGACTTCAAGGGAAATTTGAGCAACCCAGCAGCAGCAGCTTTGGAAGAGGAGGAAACAGATTTTGATTTTGCCCTAGCCTCCAAAGACGAATCAAACGAAAGAGGAGAATGGTCCTTGACTCGAGAGGGCACCACCACTTCAGATGGTGGTGCAACAATGTCAGCAGAGATATCTGGAAACACCATAGGATGTTCATGAGAGAGCGAAAACACCTTCTTGCGAGCCTTGGATTTGCAGGACTTTCCAACAGATGTGGGAGCTGTTGGAACAGAAGGAGGCGCCGTTGATACAGACGGAGGAGGGGAAGGAGATGGCACCTTTTGGGATTGAGAAACAGGGATCTTCTTGGAGGAGGCACCGCGAGTCCTCACCATTTTTTTCTCTGAAAAACAGAAAGCACTTacaagagaatgagagaaaaaaaaatgataaggaGAAGAAATAACTGAGTGAAGTCATGGGTGAGAAGAAATAGGCTAATGGCATGCCTTTTTAAATAACTTACTTACCCAAAATGAATACCCACGGCAAAAAGAGGTTTcccttttttattaaaaaattgttttaataAATCAAGAAAAGGAAACAATCTACATGCTTCacatacaactttttttttttttttattaaaaaatttgtttATAAAAATGTAATATGTATAAACACCCAAACCAAAAAAGGAAACCAGAAACAAATACCCCCCACGATCTCCTCAATGActttttccccttttttttttttaaaaaaaaaattctaaacaaagtacaagacaataaagatacaaatcatgATATTCCAAAATGAGAAAGAAGTCAAAAATAAATTCCTTGGAgacaaataatatattaaatcacacaattaaatgcataatttcacataatcacCACAATGATTCGGTCCACCAAGAATTTTCTTGtcaaattctttttattttttatttttttattatcatttgtttattttatatatatgaacaaaaaaaaaaactcaacccaaaaaaaaaaaaaaaaactgcttTGATCAAAGAGAGTCAtcctgataagaataaaatcaagcaaatgaaaataagtgttagtgtaaACCATagataagaacacttgtgaaaatgaaaaattagaaagaatattcgagagaaataaagcacaattcagtcacaagcacatattcttaagtgaatcaatcaacatgtatgagtcttacacacatttttttttttttttaaaactgtgtacaatttttattacattgtttcaagcataagtgtgtgatagtgtatgcaagggaacattgcccaatgacaaataagtttttttcgaaattaaaataattgtaacccatgaagacgctgtcacactacactagtggtagcccttttctatggtagtgtatcctcttcataactctgaattacaaagttccaacttactcaaaagacggctttcacacactgatgcaggtagctctattcttgcacaggagcttgaaacaatgctacacaaaaggaagctcaaacattaaacattgattaatttactcgaatatgcctaggaggaattgattaattttctctcaagaatatacaaccaaagattcataaacacaagacagattatccagcttgacacacaacaaaattttcaaattgattGACAATTTTCTTAACCAAAAATAACACACATTAGATCAAGCGGACAACATAACGAGAgaatttaaagagaacaaacccccaaagattttcggaggaaatcaaagcgaaccgaatcaagagctttagtgaaaatatctgcaatttgtttatgtgtttcaatatattccaagacaagaactttattttcaactaattctcttatgaaatgatgacgaatatcaatatgtttagtacgagaatgttgcacatgattttttgaaatattgattgcacttgtattatcacaaaaaatagttaaaatgtcaagatcaaacccataatccatcatcatttgcttcatccacaaaagttgtgcacaaca contains the following coding sequences:
- the LOC133792616 gene encoding uncharacterized protein LOC133792616 gives rise to the protein MVRTRGASSKKIPVSQSQKVPSPSPPPSVSTAPPSVPTAPTSVGKSCKSKARKKVFSLSHEHPMVFPDISADIVAPPSEVVVPSRVKDHSPLSFDSSLEARAKSKSVSSSSKAAAAGLLKFPLKSSQSKKNSVTPKRKLGLDASLSPLSAAKKKLKAHPPSLSSSESDPEEDKSESEATHDTTLSDETVPDIAESEAESDEPEKEDTIPSEQEAESDSDHIASPLPSKAKGKKPISGSTPSPKHSGVNFKPYSSIFCYNDNARDMVLYAQRKFIIERNYVLSDHRPFGVLTMLQDRQWTGSLVKFSGFVDRIVKEFYANLTNEIIEPSSPLYNKVFVRGHWFSFSPQDIALALHLPLDVEDDVDGAVLDKDMVITELVGQKMVWPSNTVISVSNLTYTYAVLHKFATTNWKPTSHTATISFDMASFLYKVGTGLGINLASVIHDQIIGFRKGNRKNLNLPFPQVIYKVLSMQKKDLQRDQEDLVAPTTAASYKASAPPTEAIAAPSSKKVKPQSLKISSADIPHASSSVATDSGLVATEIAAVRAFVDSLTARVMSIEGLQRSVLEAVQSLSKYPVV